Proteins from a genomic interval of Bradysia coprophila strain Holo2 chromosome X, BU_Bcop_v1, whole genome shotgun sequence:
- the LOC119085699 gene encoding myrosinase 1-like — MEPSERAKLLIEHFGDRVKIWNTFNEPNIFCEYGYGRNLHAPFVTSDGVGPYLCNYHVLLANAKVYRMYHEHYNIDKIGKIGLVVQSHFYYPKDPKKPEDVEAANKMIEFWLGQYSHPIFSKTGGYPKVMVDIIGKKSLAEGLNGSRLPVIDEHQKHLIRGTSDFFFLNYYSSAYAEPANATTARDFPKPSLLNDANVFTTQDENWPVAASFWLRSIPDGLRKLLNWIKKEYDNPPVMITENGWSDHGEIEDIGRERYLKGHLKAVQDAILEDGCNVIGHMTWSIIDNFEWTFGYTERFGLYHVDFTSENKTRTPKNSNKFLRKVIETGKIPSD; from the exons ATGGAACCATCTGAACGCGCAAAACTTCTGATAGAGCATTTTGGCGATCGA GTAAAAATCTGGAACACATTCAATGAACCGAATATATTCTGCGAGTACGGCTATGGCAGGAATCTTCACGCACCTTTTGTTACTTCCGACGGTGTTGGCCCTTATCTGTGTAATTATCACGTGTTGCTCGCGAATGCAAAAGTTTACCG AATGTACCACGAGCATTATAACATcgacaaaattggaaaaattggtcTCGTCGTTCAAAGTCATTTCTATTATCCCAAAGATCCAAAAAAGCCGGAAGATGTTGAGGCCGCTAACAAAATGATAGAGTTTTGG CTCGGTCAATATTCCCATCCAATATTTAGTAAGACTGGCGGCTATCCAAAAGTGATGGTGGATATCATTGGGAAAAAAAGCCTGGCCGAGGGTTTAAACGGTTCACGGCTACCAGTAATTGACGAGCATCAAAAACATCTGATCCGTGGAACTTCGGATTTCTTTTTCCTAAATTATTACTCTAGTGCATATGCAGAGCCTGCTAATGCGACCACGGCTCGAGATTTTCCAAAGCCATCTCTTCTGAACGATGCAAATGTGTTTACGACTCAAGATGAAAATTGGCCTGTAGCCGCGTCATTTTGGCTGCGCTCTATACCAGATGGACTGAGAAAATTGCTGAA TTGGATAAAAAAGGAGTACGACAATCCACCTGTAATGATCACGGAAAACGGTTGGTCTGATCATGGAGAAATAGAAGATATTGGTCGTGAGCGGTATTTGAAAGGTCATTTAAAAGCTGTGCAAGATGCAATTTTGGAAGACGGGTGTAACGTTATCGGTCATATGACATGGAGTATAATTGACAACTTCGAGTGGACATTTGGATATAC CGAACGATTTGGCTTGTACCATGTGGATTTTACGAGTGAGAACAAAACAAGAACACcgaaaaattcgaataaattcCTACGGAAAGTCATCGAAACGGGAAAAATTCCATCTGATTGA
- the LOC119085633 gene encoding myrosinase 1-like, with product MKWKLSEFFWIISVTAVIVIIIFRRCTLYPIGTCSKDDKEQSFPDDFIWGAASSAYQIEGAWNVDGKGESIWDHVCHTDPTKIIDQTNGDTTANSYEFYKEDVRALKNTGFKFYRFSISWPRILPNGSHTNINELGLQYYDNVINELLANGIQPIVTMFHWDLPQALQDFGGMLNPVIVDYFVQYAKLLIEHFGDRIKIWNTFNEPNIFCDYGYGRNLHAPFVNSTGLGPYLCNYHVLLANAKVYRMYHDHYNIDKIGKIGLVLESQFYYPKDPKKPEDVDSANRMIEFWLGQYSHPIFSKTGGYPKVMVDIIRKNSLAEGLSGSRLPVFDEYQKHLIRGTSDFFFLNYYTSSYVEPATTDRYFPKPSLLHDANVFTTQDENWPVAASFWLRSVPDGLRKLLNWIKKEYDNPPVMITENGWTDHGEIEDIGRERYLKDHLKAMQDAILEDGCNVIGHTTWSIIDNFGWTFGYTKRFGLYHVDFTSENKTRTPKNSNKFMRKVIETGKIPSD from the exons ATGAAGTGGAAATTGAGCGAATTTTTTTGGATAATTTCCGTAACAGCAGTAATTGTGATTATAAT ttttagaCGCTGTACGCTATACCCGATAGGAACTTGTTCGAAAGACGACAAAGAACAAAGCTTTCCTGACGATTTCATTTGGGGGGCGGCCTCATCGGCTTATCAAATTGAAGGAGCGTGGAATGTTGACG GCAAGGGAGAAAGCATCTGGGATCATGTATGCCATACCGATCCGACAAAAATTATAGATCAAACGAATGGCGACACGACAGCCAATTCGTATGAATTCTATAAAGAGGATGTACGCGCTCTCAAAAATACCGGATTTAAATTCTATCGCTTCTCGATCAGCTGGCCAAGGATACTACCAAATGGAAGCCATACAAATATTAACGAACTGGGCCTTCAATACTATGATAATGTAATCAACGAACTGTTAGCCAACGGTATACAGCCAATCGTAACGATGTTTCACTGGGACTTGCCTCAAGCGTTACAGGATTTTGGAGGCATGTTAAATCCAGTCATTGTTGACTATTTTGTCCAATATGCAAAACTTCTGATAGAGCATTTTGGCGATCGA ATAAAAATCTGGAACACATTCAACGAACCAAATATATTCTGCGATTACGGCTATGGCAGGAATCTTCACGCACCTTTCGTCAACTCCACCGGTTTAGGCCCTTATCTGTGTAATTATCATGTGTTGCTAGCGAATGCAAAAGTGTACCG AATGTACCACGACCATTACAACATcgacaaaattggaaaaattggtcTCGTCCTTGAAAGTCAATTCTATTATCCCAAAGATCCAAAGAAGCCGGAAGATGTTGATTCCGCTAACAGAATGATAGAGTTTTGG CTTGGCCAATATTCCCATCCAATATTTAGTAAGACTGGCGGTTATCCAAAAGTGATGGTGGATATCATTCGGAAAAATAGCCTGGCCGAGGGTTTAAGCGGTTCACGGCTACCAGTATTTGACGAATATCAAAAACATCTGATCCGTGGCACTTcggatttctttttcttaaattattACACTAGTTCATATGTAGAGCCTGCGACCACGGATCGATATTTTCCAAAGCCATCCCTTTTACACGATGCAAATGTGTTTACGACTCAAGATGAAAATTGGCCTGTAGCCGCGTCATTTTGGCTGCGCTCTGTACCAGATGGACTGAGAAAATTGCTGAA TTGGATAAAAAAGGAGTACGACAATCCACCTGTAATGATCACGGAAAATGGTTGGACTGATCATGGAGAGATAGAAGATATCGGTCGTGAGCGGTATTTGAAAGATCATTTAAAAGCTATGCAAGATGCAATTTTGGAAGACGGGTGTAACGTTATCGGTCATACGACATGGAGTATAATTGACAATTTCGGGTGGACATTTGGATATAC CAAAAGATTTGGCTTGTACCATGTGGATTTTACGAGTGAGAACAAAACAAGAACACCGAAGAATTCGAATAAGTTCATGCGGAAAGTCATCGAAACGGGAAAAATTCCATCTGATTGA
- the LOC119080392 gene encoding translocator protein-like, which translates to MDGHCDKLKLAAAIIIPNIGSFVQKHYVEGLKVPGGPCWYTNLKKPWYTPPNYVFPPMWLAMYTSMGYASYLVWRDGNGFNDRTACAFLWYGSHLISQVVWSPIFFKHHSMKWSFIDISISTAAAIGTAVTFYNINETAGKILIPHLVWMGFLTFWNYVTYKKNTGGSDKEIKEN; encoded by the exons ATGGACGGACATTgtgataaattgaaattagctgcCGCTATTATCATTCCAAACATTGGAAGTTTCGTACAAAAGCATTACGTTGAGGGCTTAAAAGTTCCCGGTGGTCCATGCTGGTATACGAATCTCAAGAAACCGTGGTACACACCACCAAATTATGTGTTCCCACCAATGTGGCTGGCCATGTACACAAGCATGGGATACGCTTCGTATCTAGTTTGGCGAGACGGAAACGGCTTCAATGACCGAACGGCTTGTGCATTTCTGTGGTACGGCAGTCATTTGATTTCTCAGGTTGTGTGGTCGCCGATTTTCTTCAAGCATCACAGCATGAAATGG agCTTCATCGATATTTCTATATCGACTGCAGCTGCTATCGGAACTGCTGtaacattttacaatattaACGAGACCGCAGGAAAAATACTGATTCCTCATTTAGTCTGGATGGGTTTCCTAACTTTTTGGAATTATGTGACTTATAAGAAAAATACTGGAGGAAGCGACaaggaaataaaagaaaattga
- the LOC119080385 gene encoding uncharacterized protein LOC119080385, which produces MILLSVFYNLVLIYMIGYFFYVLLFTGKFDQMFETSCIEIVRNLPILVPLNLFWLKGYRIQNCVASFDHFTLSISRIYLSGAKITAPSGCRLKLLMVYALLILAHAIHYAIEYYQTDAVETLSDKSSASAIWSAVFEYSSAILMTLFIPIYCTFCWAVNYQLELFFEYVNVLINIRAVPTYEYFDQFKRCYRKIADDIMFVNQLFALYLSVVMVIVGQMIYGEASNLGMRILSIVIEMFTKGDDAAEATVKTLALSEIRLIVGAVVIVLLYIGLFGFTYWQAVLVNDNVRYLHVWINDFVTEPASRLPSQLFEGFTLLKWYIHSRLEQERPALLNIMLVNVVPFLATRLRQYRVKH; this is translated from the exons atgattttgttgtcCGTATTTTACAACTTGGTCTTAATTTACATGATCGGTTACTTTTTCTATGTGCTGCTGTTCACGGGCAAATTCGATCAAATGTTCGAGACATCTTGCATTGAAATTGTAAGAAATTTGCCGATTTTGGTGCCGTTAAATCTCTTCTGGCTTAAAGGATACCGCATCCAGAATTGCGTAGCGTCTTTCGACCACTTTACGCTATCAATATCGAGAATCTATTTGAGTGGAGCAAAAATCACCGCACCATCGGGTTGTCGTCTAAAATTGTTAATGGTCTATGCGCTACTAATATTGGCTCATGCAATACACTACGCTATCGAATACTATCAGACTGATGCAGTGGAAACACTTTCCGATAAATCTTCGGCGTCAGCGATATGGTCGGCTGTATTTGAATATTCATCAGCCATTTTGATGACCCTGTTCATACCGATTTATTGCACATTTTGCTGGGCGGTAAACTATCAACtggaattatttttcgaatatGTGAATGTCTTAATCAACATACGAGCTGTGCCAACGTACGAATATTTTGATCAGTTTAAGCGATGCTACCGCAAAATTGCAGATGATATTATGTTTGTCAATCAATTGTTCGCGCTTTACCTTTCCGTGGTGATGGTGATTGTAGGTCAAATGATATATGGAGAGGCATCGAATTTAGGCATGCGAATTTTGAGTATCGTCATTGAAATGTTTACCAAGGGAGACGATGCAGCGGAGGCTACAGTGAAAACTTTAGCGTTGTCGGAAATCAG GCTTATTGTCGGGGCTGTCGTGATCGTATTGTTATATATTGGACTGTTCGGATTCACTTACTGGCAAGCGGTCTTAGTGAACGATAATGTTCGATATTTGCATGTGTGGATCAACGACTTTGTCACAGAACCCGCATCTCGGCTACCGTCTCAGCTCTTTGAAGGG TTTACCCTATTGAAATGGTACATTCATTCTAGGCTAGAGCAAGAACGTCCAGCACTGCTTAACATTATGTTAGTCAATGTTGTACCGTTCCTGGCGACAAGACTTCGTCAATACAGAGTCAAGCATTGA
- the LOC119085726 gene encoding protein Mo25 isoform X2, with protein sequence MPLFGKSTKSPAELVKALKEAVNSLERGDKKAEKAQEDVSKNLVLIKNMLYGTSDAEPQTDYVVAQLSQELYNSNLLLLLIQNLNRIDFEGKKDVAQVFNNVLRRQIGTRSPTVEYICTKPEILFTLIAGYEHQEIALNCGTMLRECARYEALAKIMLHSEEFFNFFRYVEVSTFDIASDAFSTFKELLTRHKILCAEFLEANYDKVFTHYQRLLNSENYVTRRQSLKLLGELLLDRHNFTVMTKYISNPDNLKLMMNMLKEKSRNIQFEAFHVFKVFVANPNKPKPILDILLRNQEKLIDFLTKFHTDRSEDEQFNDEKAYLIKQIKELKPAAEQ encoded by the exons ATGCCTCTATTTGgaaaatcaacgaaaagtCCGGCTGAATTAGTGAAGGCATTGAAGGAGGCTGTCAATTCGTTGGAACGAGGTGACAAAAAGGCTGAAAAGGCTCAGGAAGATGTCAGCAAGAATTTG GTGTTAATCAAAAATATGCTGTACGGTACATCAGATGCTGAACCACAGACGGACTATGTAGTGGCACAATTATCGCAAGAATTGTACAATAGCAATTTATTATTACTACTCATACAG aatttaaacAGAATCGATTTCGAGGGTAAAAAAGATGTAGCACAAGTGTTCAATAATGTACTTAGACGACAGATTGGCACCAGATCGCCAACAGTTGAATACATATGCACCAAACCAGAAATATTATTCACATTAATAGCTGG ATATGAGCATCAAGAAATTGCTTTAAATTGTGGTACAATGTTACGTGAATGTGCCCGGTATGAAGCGCTAGCCAAAATTATGTTACACTCGGAagagtttttcaatttttttcgataCGTTGAAGTCTCTACATTTGATATTGCATCGGATGCATTTTCCACTTTTaag GAGCTGCTGACTCGTCACAAAATCTTATGTGCCGAATTTTTGGAAGCGAATTACGATAAGGTTTTTACACACTATCAACGACTGTtaaattcggaaaattatGTGACACGTAGACAGAGCTTAAAATTATTGGGTGAATTGTTATTGGATCGGCATAATTTCACT GTTATGACAAAGTACATATCAAATCCGGATAATTTAAAACTCATGATGAATATGCTGAAGGAGAAATCgagaaatattcaatttgaagCGTTTCACGTGTTTAAA GTATTTGTGGCCAATCcaaacaaaccaaaaccaaTATTGGACATCCTGTTACGCAATCAAGAGAAACTAATCGATTTCCTAACCAAATTCCACACCGATCGATCTGAGGATGAACAGTTTAACGATGAAAAAGCCTATTTAATCAAACAGATTAAAGAACTCAAGCCGGCTGCCGAGCAATAG
- the LOC119085726 gene encoding protein Mo25 isoform X1: protein MSVSVLSKSYINRTHRTIVCKIENNLEIFHNKQSINSNNQQIRHSRSNCRPYFKFHQIDGSLPISTMPLFGKSTKSPAELVKALKEAVNSLERGDKKAEKAQEDVSKNLVLIKNMLYGTSDAEPQTDYVVAQLSQELYNSNLLLLLIQNLNRIDFEGKKDVAQVFNNVLRRQIGTRSPTVEYICTKPEILFTLIAGYEHQEIALNCGTMLRECARYEALAKIMLHSEEFFNFFRYVEVSTFDIASDAFSTFKELLTRHKILCAEFLEANYDKVFTHYQRLLNSENYVTRRQSLKLLGELLLDRHNFTVMTKYISNPDNLKLMMNMLKEKSRNIQFEAFHVFKVFVANPNKPKPILDILLRNQEKLIDFLTKFHTDRSEDEQFNDEKAYLIKQIKELKPAAEQ, encoded by the exons ATGAGTGTCTCAGTTCTATCAAAATCGTACATTAATCGCACTCATCGCACCATCGTCTGCAAAATAGAAAAc aatttaGAAATATTCCACAACAAACAGTcgataaattcaaataatcaACAAATTCGCCATTCACGATCAAATTGTCGTCcctattttaaatttcatcaaatcgaCGGATCTCTTCCAATCAGTACAATGCCTCTATTTGgaaaatcaacgaaaagtCCGGCTGAATTAGTGAAGGCATTGAAGGAGGCTGTCAATTCGTTGGAACGAGGTGACAAAAAGGCTGAAAAGGCTCAGGAAGATGTCAGCAAGAATTTG GTGTTAATCAAAAATATGCTGTACGGTACATCAGATGCTGAACCACAGACGGACTATGTAGTGGCACAATTATCGCAAGAATTGTACAATAGCAATTTATTATTACTACTCATACAG aatttaaacAGAATCGATTTCGAGGGTAAAAAAGATGTAGCACAAGTGTTCAATAATGTACTTAGACGACAGATTGGCACCAGATCGCCAACAGTTGAATACATATGCACCAAACCAGAAATATTATTCACATTAATAGCTGG ATATGAGCATCAAGAAATTGCTTTAAATTGTGGTACAATGTTACGTGAATGTGCCCGGTATGAAGCGCTAGCCAAAATTATGTTACACTCGGAagagtttttcaatttttttcgataCGTTGAAGTCTCTACATTTGATATTGCATCGGATGCATTTTCCACTTTTaag GAGCTGCTGACTCGTCACAAAATCTTATGTGCCGAATTTTTGGAAGCGAATTACGATAAGGTTTTTACACACTATCAACGACTGTtaaattcggaaaattatGTGACACGTAGACAGAGCTTAAAATTATTGGGTGAATTGTTATTGGATCGGCATAATTTCACT GTTATGACAAAGTACATATCAAATCCGGATAATTTAAAACTCATGATGAATATGCTGAAGGAGAAATCgagaaatattcaatttgaagCGTTTCACGTGTTTAAA GTATTTGTGGCCAATCcaaacaaaccaaaaccaaTATTGGACATCCTGTTACGCAATCAAGAGAAACTAATCGATTTCCTAACCAAATTCCACACCGATCGATCTGAGGATGAACAGTTTAACGATGAAAAAGCCTATTTAATCAAACAGATTAAAGAACTCAAGCCGGCTGCCGAGCAATAG
- the LOC119085726 gene encoding protein Mo25 isoform X3: MLYGTSDAEPQTDYVVAQLSQELYNSNLLLLLIQNLNRIDFEGKKDVAQVFNNVLRRQIGTRSPTVEYICTKPEILFTLIAGYEHQEIALNCGTMLRECARYEALAKIMLHSEEFFNFFRYVEVSTFDIASDAFSTFKELLTRHKILCAEFLEANYDKVFTHYQRLLNSENYVTRRQSLKLLGELLLDRHNFTVMTKYISNPDNLKLMMNMLKEKSRNIQFEAFHVFKVFVANPNKPKPILDILLRNQEKLIDFLTKFHTDRSEDEQFNDEKAYLIKQIKELKPAAEQ, from the exons ATGCTGTACGGTACATCAGATGCTGAACCACAGACGGACTATGTAGTGGCACAATTATCGCAAGAATTGTACAATAGCAATTTATTATTACTACTCATACAG aatttaaacAGAATCGATTTCGAGGGTAAAAAAGATGTAGCACAAGTGTTCAATAATGTACTTAGACGACAGATTGGCACCAGATCGCCAACAGTTGAATACATATGCACCAAACCAGAAATATTATTCACATTAATAGCTGG ATATGAGCATCAAGAAATTGCTTTAAATTGTGGTACAATGTTACGTGAATGTGCCCGGTATGAAGCGCTAGCCAAAATTATGTTACACTCGGAagagtttttcaatttttttcgataCGTTGAAGTCTCTACATTTGATATTGCATCGGATGCATTTTCCACTTTTaag GAGCTGCTGACTCGTCACAAAATCTTATGTGCCGAATTTTTGGAAGCGAATTACGATAAGGTTTTTACACACTATCAACGACTGTtaaattcggaaaattatGTGACACGTAGACAGAGCTTAAAATTATTGGGTGAATTGTTATTGGATCGGCATAATTTCACT GTTATGACAAAGTACATATCAAATCCGGATAATTTAAAACTCATGATGAATATGCTGAAGGAGAAATCgagaaatattcaatttgaagCGTTTCACGTGTTTAAA GTATTTGTGGCCAATCcaaacaaaccaaaaccaaTATTGGACATCCTGTTACGCAATCAAGAGAAACTAATCGATTTCCTAACCAAATTCCACACCGATCGATCTGAGGATGAACAGTTTAACGATGAAAAAGCCTATTTAATCAAACAGATTAAAGAACTCAAGCCGGCTGCCGAGCAATAG